The sequence below is a genomic window from Henriciella marina DSM 19595.
GGAGCGGGTCAGGCGCTGGCGCTGTTCCTTGGTGCGGCTGCGCAACTGGCGCAGGGCGTATTTCATGAAGATGTGATGATAGGACTGAAAATGGTCATGCAGGATGTCGAAGTTGCGAAACTGCTTGGCTGAGCCCATCGGCTTCATCGCAAGGTTTCGCAGACGCGATTCCGGGCGCAGCACGTATTTCAGATCATCTGCAGGTACTTCAACGGCCGCCATGGCGCGGACAAGGTCGATGCGGGTGATATGCACACCGCAGTGAAGCCGCCCCCGAAACCGGTCGGAAACATAGGCATCCACATAAGGCGCGTCGCAGCCGTCGATAAACGGGCGGATATTCTCAAGGATCAGGCAATCAGCATCGACGTAGACGACATAATCGCAATCATGGTCGATCCGGAGCATCTGCGCGACGCACTCGGTGAACGGGCGAACATTATCGATGATATGGACGGAATCTGGCTGGATGTTCTCGATCGCGAGCTCCAGCGCGACGTCTCGGGTGCGCTCGTCGATCTGCCGGAAAACCAAATCTACTTTCGCCATCGTCTATTCCCCCCACTGGAATGGCTTGTTGGCCTTTCCGGCCATCTGGGCGAACAAGGCCACATGTTCGCGCGTCATCTCGTCTTTCCAGCGCAGGTCGAGCTCGATCCCGCCTGAATGATTTTCATAATAGTCGCGTGTGCGCGGGCCGAGGCTGACGAATGCTGCGTCCGGGTCTTCAAACCGTGACCGTGCGGCAACGAACTGCGTGCCGCTGTTTCCACCAAGGACGTGGTGCTCGGCGGCGGTGAAATCAGCCATGGCGGGCTGGTAGTCGACTCCGATCAGTGCGCACAGCGTTTTAATCGTGGTTGCACTGTTCTCAGCCAGATCTTCATATCGCACGCGCATCTTCAGACCTTCGAAATCATCGAATAGCGCCTGGGCGCTCGCCATTTTGTCGACCCATGCCTGGATTTGTGCGCCAGGCTCGCGGTCCGGATACTTGCGGAGGCGTGAATTGACGACGGCTCGCCCGTCGCGGCTCAGGAATAGCAATATGGTTGTTCCGCCTACCCGCCGGACTTCATCGGCCCGCGCCCTGATCCAGGCTTCATCCTTGGTCGAGTCGATGATCACCTGTTTGCCGACACGGATAGCGACGGCCTCATAAAGCGGCGAGATGCCATCCCAGTCGAACCCGCCCCATACCGGACAGATTTCACCGCAGATCTTGCAGACCCGTTTGCGCAGCGGTTTGCTGCCATCCCCCAGGTAGCGGGCCTTGCCGCCCTCGCCCATGTAGAAGGTATCGGTATGACTACCGAGGATCATGCCAAGAAGAGTGGACCCGGAATGGCCGGCTCCACAAATCATGACGGCCGTCAGCCGCGATTGTTGCTGCATCCCCTAAGCCATCCCCGCAAAACCCATCCTGACTATCTCTTCGACATCAGTCGAGGCGAAACAAGCCTAAATGAAGCAAAACGAGCGTTCGAAATACAAACTCTGCCTATTTCTTAGCCTTCACACGGTGATCTGCCTGAGCGACAGCGGTGGCCGCGTCAGTAGCAAGAACGGCGCCGACGATGAGGGTTTTCATGACAAGTTTCATATGGGCTCTTCCGAGGTCTGGTTTGAAACAGCCGGTTATGAGCGCCGATCAGTCGACGGCAGCCAAAGGCCCTGAGGCACAGAGGACGCTTGATTGCCTGCTTCAGGATTATCGTTCGCGGCCAACCTTGCCGGCCATGTTCTTTGCCCCCTGTCACATCACCTGCCTAATCGGCACCAAGAACCCTTTGACTTCCCCAAGGTGAGGCAGAGACTTATCGATTGCGAATGATCCGGAAGGTAAAAATGAAACTGATCAGCGACGAAATTGCCGTAGACACAGGCAAGACCACACCCGCCTTCCCGGCGATTTACCCCGAGATCGAAACCGACTTCCAGCTATGGAATCCCAACTCCTGGAAGCGCGGGCACCCGTACGAACTATACGAGCGGATGCGCAGAGAGGCGCCGGTCATGTGGTCGAAAATGCGTAGCCCAGCTTCGGGGTTCTGGTCAGTCTCAAGATATGAAGACATCAAGACTGTTGAGCTTCAACCGGGTGTTTTCTCTTCCGCGCGCGGAGGCATCAATCTCGCCGTGCCTGAGCGCAAGCACTGGAAGCCTGAAATCATGATCCGTGCCTCGATGGATAATCTGATCAGCATGGACGAGCCCCAGCACATGCAGATGCGGATCCAGCAGAAGGATTTTTTCATTCCGGCTTACGTTGCCAAACTTCGAGAGAAGGTTCGGGCCAAAGTTGACAGCCTGTGTGATGAACTGGAGGAAAACGGCCCGGTCGTCGATTTCGTCAAACTCTTTTCAAACGAACTTCCGCTTTACACGCTTTGCGAAATGCTCGGCGTGGATGAAGCAGATCGGCCGAAAATCGTCTACTGGATGCATTATCTTGAAATGGCCAGTCAGTTTCTGTCCAATCCACTCCGAACCTTCCTCGGCGAACCGCTCTTCCCGTTCCGGTTCAAGAAAGTGGTGGAGGAAATGTTCGACTATGGCGCTCGCGTCATGGCTGACCGGCGCGCCAATCCGCGCGAAGACCTTCTCACGGTTATCGCTCATTCGAAGCTTGATGGTGAGGACCTGCCGCAGGAATACCTCGACGGCTCCTGGTTGCTCATCATTTTCGCCGGCAACGACACCACCCGCAACTCGCTCTCTGGGACGATCAAGCTGATGACCGAGTTTCCTGATCAGCGGGCGATGGTTCTGGATGATCCATCCATGATCCCGCAAATGTCCGAAGAAGCCCTTCGGATGGTCTCTCCGGTCAAACACATGCGGCGCACGGCTCTGGAAGAGACCGAGATCAACGGCCAGCGCGTTGCCAGGGATGAGAAAGTCGTCATGTGGTATGGTGCGGGCAATCGGGACCCCGAAGTTTTCCCGAAACCGGACGTCTTCGACATGACGCGGGACAATGTCGGCAAGCATATCGCTTTCGGCCATGGTGTTCACAAATGTCTCGGCTCACGCGTGGCGCAAATGCAGCTGCGCGTCGCATATGAGCAATTATTCGCGCGGTTCCCGAACATAGAGTTCACGGGCGATATAAAATACGGCCCAAACGCGCTCGTCCACGCCATCTCCCGGCTGGAGGTAAATTTGTATGGGCGCGGAAATGAGCGCCCGACGCAGGTCCAGGTCAAAACGGCGCTGTCCGCCTAATGCGAGCCCGTCTCCAGCATCTTTAAGCGGCCTCGCCCTATCCAGCCAGAAGCTGGTACCATTCCTGAAGATCAGCCTCACCTTGTGATTCGAAGGTCTGGCGGCGATTGACGTGGCGGTCGAGATTGAGTGCTTGTGAAACGGGACATGGATCGAAGTGATCAACCCACTTCCTCACGCTTCCGTATCAGATGTTGCTCCCCAGCTCATGGACGAATTTGACATTTTTGTAACGTCACCACAAATCTACGCCTTTAAGGAAGATGGAGAGCGCCTGAGACATGGGCCGCGCCATTTATGAGGGGTATTTAGTGCGAAGACGATTGGCGACTTTTGGAACGCTAACTGAAGCCCTTGATTATGCTGCACTTGGCAGCGGTGAACTGACCTTCAACACGCCCCATGGCGAAATAGAAAGTCTGCTTTCATACACCGCATTGCGGGAGCAGGCGCGGGACTTTGCCAAATCCTTAGCGGGCGAATATCCCCGGGGCGCACATATCGGCCTGGTTGCGGAGACCACTCCAGATTTCGTCATCGCTTTCATGGCATGCCAATATGCCGGTCTTGTACCAGCACCGGTTAGTCTGCCGCCTTCTTTTGGGGGGAAAGAAACGTATCAGGTGCGCTTCAAGCGTATGCGCGAGGCGGCTTCTCTGACGGCTACCCTAGCCCCGTCCCATCTTTTCTCAATTTATGATGCTTGCGTTGAAGACGACCAATCCATTCGGCCCATCAAGGCTTCCGGGTGGTCTGATCAGCCTGATGGGCCACTTAGGCCCTGGAGCGCTGATAGCCCATGCTACATCCAGTTTTCTTCCGGCAGCACCTCGGAGCCAAAAGGGATCTACGCGACCCAGGCCAGCGTTGTTGCGAACTGCCAGGCCATAACGCGCCATGGCTTACAGGTAAGCGATGGTGATCGGGCCGTATCCTGGCTGCCACTTTATCACGATATGGGCCTGGTCGGTTTCTTCATCGCCCCGCTGATGTCTCAGCTGTCGGTGGACTATCTCAAAACATCTGACTTTGCTCGCAGACCAATCTCCTGGCTGAAACTTATCAGCCAGCGCCGCGCCACACTCTCCTATAGCCCAAGCTTCGGCTTCGATCTCTGCGCTCGGCGTTATCGCGGGGAAGAGCTCGATCTTTCCAGCTGGCGCGCAGCCGGTATTGGCGGAGACATGGTGCAGGAAAAAATTCTTGAGACCTTTGCCGAGACCTTTTCGAACGTCGGCTTTGATGCCGCTTCATTTGTTGCAAGCTATGGTCTCGCCGAAGCCACGTTGGCGGTGTCTTTCGCGCCACTTGGCGAAGGATGCCGGCGCGACCGTGTGGACGCCGTCGCTCTTCGCTTTGATGACGAGATTCGCAGCGCATCGCCCAACCGTGAAGCCGAAAAGGTCCGTGACTTTGTGCTGTGCGGAAAGCCCATTCCGGGCCATGACGTCCGTATTCGATCCGCCAGCGGCGAAAGCCTGAAAGACCGCAAGATCGGCTCGATCGAAGTTCGCGGCCCCAGCATAGCTGCAGGCCTCTATCGGGCCGGCACTGGCGTCATTCCTCTCACAGATGAAGATGGCTGGCTCGATACCGGCGATCTTGGCTACTGGCTCGACGGGCAACTCGTTTTGACCGGCCGCTGGAAAGATCTCATCATCATCAATGGCCGCAATGTCTGGCCGCAGGATGTCGAATGGTCCGTCCAGGAATCTTCGGACGGCAAAATATCCCGCTGTGTCGTTTTCGACGCCTCACAACTTGTGATCGGCGACCGCATCGTTCTGTTGGCAGAATTTCGCGGCCGCGACGAAAATGATCGCGAAACGCTTCGCCGGGATATTGCAAGCGCTGCCCGCACCACAACCGGCGCGCCGGTAGAAGTCGTGCTGGTTCCGCCCCGGACCTTGCCCGTAACCAGCTCAGGGAAGCTCAGCCGGTCCGCCGCGCGGACGAAGTTCCTGGATCACGGGTTCGAAGTCGCGCCCGCCGAAACCTGATACGCGGCCTCATGCAGACAATCGCCATCACCGGCGCGACTGGATTCGCTGGTCGCGCTCTTGTCGAGAGGCTGGCCGGAGCGCCCCATCGTTACGGCCTGCGGTGCCTTGTACGCAGGAAGAAGGGTCGCGCACCAAGCAAAGCGGCGGGGATTGAATGGGTGCCGGGCGACGTGACCGACCGGAATGATCTCGAGGCCCTCGTGGCCGGAGCGGACACAGTGGTTCATCTGGCGGGACTGACACGCGCGCTCAACGCCGATGAGTTTCACACGACCAATACCCGCTCTACTGCAATGCTCGTATCTGCCGCCAGACGTGCAGGCGTGCGGACGTTTCTCCTCGTCTCATCGCTGGCTGCGAGCCGCCCCGATGTCTCACCATATGCCTGGTCCAAGGCGCTCGGCGAGACAGCTGCGCAGGCGCTTGCCGGGGACATGAAGCTCATCATTCTTCGCCCATCCGCAGTCCTCGGCCCGGCCGACAGCGCAACGCGAGATGTCATGCAACTTCTGAAACGAGGCTGGCTCCCCTGCCCAGGCGGTGCCCGCGGCACCGCGTTCTCGTGGATCGACGTCGACGACCTTGCGCGATTTACAATACAGTTGATTGAGTCGCCCCCCGATGGGCAGCGACTGGACGTCTCCCCCTATAGCGGCCGGTCAGCTAGCTGGGCAGATATCGCAGCTGCTGGCGAGGAGGCGGGCGGACGCACGGTGACGTGTATAGGGCTGTCCGCGCCGCTCATCAGATTTGCAGGCCTTTGTGCCAGTCTGGTGTCAAAAGTCACCCGCAAGCCCTTGATCCTGTCTAAAGGTAAGGCAAATGAGCTTCTTCAGGACGAATGGCTGAGCGATACGCCTGTGGATGTGCCCTCCCCATTGCACGAAACGCTCAGTCGCTGTTTCTTGCAAATGGGCGAAAACAGGCCGACATGAAGTCGATCGAAGGGCAATGACATATATGAGGGAGCCAGCGTGAACCACACTGGGGTCAAAGTCAGCACGAGGAAGGCAGACATCATTTCGCGTATCCGCGAAGCTATGGCGCCATTCCTGCCGTCCGACGCAATCATTACCGAGGACATGAAAATCGGATCCGATATCGAGATCGATTCGGTCGAAGTGTTCGACATGGTGATGGAGCTTGAGGAGTTCTACGACATCAGCCTGCCTATGGAGACCACATCGGAGATCCAGACAATCGGCGACCTTGCAGACGCCGTGGAGCAACAGCTTGATGTTTGATGAGATCAAAAATGCGCCCTCGATCTTCAGCAAGTTCGACGCCCTTTCCGCACGCCGGGAAGCGGTCATGTCAGCGGGCGAGCAGCCTTTTGGCCTTCGCTTTGACGAAGTCATCTCTGCCACCCATGCGCGCATCGGCGACAAGGAAATCCTGCTCGCCGGGTCAAACAACTATCTGGGCCTGACATATTCAGAGCCATGCCTGGATGCCGCGCATCGCGCCCTCGAAACACATGGCACAGCGACAACGGGCAGCCGGCTCGCCAATGGCACCTATGGCCTGCATGAGGCGCTCGAACGTGAGCTCGCGGACTATTTCGGTGCCGCCTCCGCACTTATCTTTACGACCGGGTATCAAGCCAATCTAGCAGCGATTAGCGCGCTGGCGGGCAAGGGCGATCATCTCCTGATCGATGCCGATAGCCATGCCTGCATCTATGATGCCTGCCGCCTGAGCGAAGCGACAACAATCCGTTTCCGGCACAACGACCCTGAAAATCTCGAGCGCCGACTGGCGAGATTGCCCGAGGATGGCGCGCGTCTGGTTGTCGTGGAAGGGCTTTATTCAATGCTGGGCGATGTCGCCCCGCTGGACGAATTCGTCGACGTCGCCCACCGCAATGGCGCCTATCTCTATGTCGACGAGGCCCATTCCGTCGGCTGTTACGGCGAAGAAGGCCGCGGCGTCGCCGCAGCGCAGGGCGTTCTGGACAAGATCGATTTCCTGTCCGGTACGTTCTCCAAGAGCTTCGCTTCGATTGGCGGATTTTGCGTCTCGCGCCATGACGCCTTTGAGGTCATCCGTCTGATGAGCCGGCCCTATCTCTTCACAGCGTCCGGGTCTCCGTCGAATGTCGCCGTGGCCCACGCGGCGCTGAATGAGATCAGAACGCGTGAAGAGCTGAGGACCAATCTCTGGGCTCGCGCGAACCAGCTACATGCGGGGCTCAAAGACCTTGGGTTCGAACCAGCTTCGGCGCCGGGCCCCGTGATCGCCCTGCCCCGGCCAGATCAGGAAACCGCAATCGCGCAATGGAATGAGCTGCTGCGTGACGGGATTTATGTGAACCTCGCCATTCCTCCAGCGACGCCGCAAGCCATGTCGCTATTGCGGCTCAGCGTATCTGCGGCACATTCCGAAGCCGATATTTCGCAGATCATTGAGGCTTTTGCCCGCCTCGAACGCGCCTAAAGCCAGCCCAGCTTAGCGCAGGGCCCGCGCACAAAAGAGCTTCCAGGCCAGAACAGGCGAATGCAGGACCGGATGACGTCGCTCATTCTCGGTAACCTTGATCCGCGCTGTCGAGTGGCCCTCGATCTTTTCGAGAATATAGTCGAGCCCAGCATCGAAGGTGAAAGCCGCCTTCAGGACCCGGATTGCCGCCATGACCTTGCCGACGACCCGCCGCGCGGCCCAGCGAAGCCGCGCTATCTGCCTGCCGAACCAGCTGGTCTGCGCGATCGCAGCTTTCCGTGTCTCCTGTCCAACGCCGAAAATAGCGTCTGTCATTGCGGCATAGCGCCTGTCAAAACAGGCGACCAGCTCGCGCGAACGCGCCAGCGGTGCTTCGGGGCGGAGTTCTGTGCGATAGCTCTCACAAAATCCGCGTGCCCAGATATCATCAATCTCGGTATACGAGCGTAGAAGAGGTAATGTTTCCCGGGCAAGGTGAAAGCAGGCGCTCGCCAGTGTATCGAGCAGTCTTTCGTAGCGCGCATCGGTGTCGGCCCGGATAAGGACGGGCTGAGCAAAACGTCCCCAGAGCATCGACTCGAATGCGCCGCCAGATGTCCGCCGGAGGAAGGCCCGCTCGCTCATCACGGCATACTTGCATCGCAGCAACTCGCCGGTCTCCGTACGTATTTCCAGGTAATGGACGCTTGGCGGGACCAGAATGCTCGCAAGCTGCTTGAGGCCGCGCCCATGGACATCGCGGTAGGCGTCCACCAGCACATAAAAATCGAGCATTTTGGTGGGCAAATCCCCCTCACGGCGTGAGGACCCATAGTAGAGGAACGCCCTGACACAGCCGCCATGTCTGGCCTGAATGGCGTCAGCCATTTGTGCCGCGGCTGGCGGCAGGACTTCCTGCTCTTGCCTTATCAGCCATTTCAGCGCGGGCCGGACTTCAGTCTCGTTCATCGTAACCACTGGATTTCTTCAGTCGTCTTTACACGGACAGACGCGGGCCGGTCCAGCGCAAGGAGCTCCCCGTCCAACATGAGGGGGCTGTCGACGGTAAAATTAAGCGACGAGGAGGCAAAGCTGCGATAGCCGCGCCCCTGCAGCGCTGGAAGACCCCAGCCGGACGCGACCCGCAGAAGTGCCCGGCGCAAACCCGCCAGCGGCCATGGGGCATAAGTCACATTCAACCCGCCTTTTCCATCATCGCCCCAGAATGGC
It includes:
- a CDS encoding sulfotransferase family protein, producing MQQQSRLTAVMICGAGHSGSTLLGMILGSHTDTFYMGEGGKARYLGDGSKPLRKRVCKICGEICPVWGGFDWDGISPLYEAVAIRVGKQVIIDSTKDEAWIRARADEVRRVGGTTILLFLSRDGRAVVNSRLRKYPDREPGAQIQAWVDKMASAQALFDDFEGLKMRVRYEDLAENSATTIKTLCALIGVDYQPAMADFTAAEHHVLGGNSGTQFVAARSRFEDPDAAFVSLGPRTRDYYENHSGGIELDLRWKDEMTREHVALFAQMAGKANKPFQWGE
- a CDS encoding cytochrome P450, producing the protein MKLISDEIAVDTGKTTPAFPAIYPEIETDFQLWNPNSWKRGHPYELYERMRREAPVMWSKMRSPASGFWSVSRYEDIKTVELQPGVFSSARGGINLAVPERKHWKPEIMIRASMDNLISMDEPQHMQMRIQQKDFFIPAYVAKLREKVRAKVDSLCDELEENGPVVDFVKLFSNELPLYTLCEMLGVDEADRPKIVYWMHYLEMASQFLSNPLRTFLGEPLFPFRFKKVVEEMFDYGARVMADRRANPREDLLTVIAHSKLDGEDLPQEYLDGSWLLIIFAGNDTTRNSLSGTIKLMTEFPDQRAMVLDDPSMIPQMSEEALRMVSPVKHMRRTALEETEINGQRVARDEKVVMWYGAGNRDPEVFPKPDVFDMTRDNVGKHIAFGHGVHKCLGSRVAQMQLRVAYEQLFARFPNIEFTGDIKYGPNALVHAISRLEVNLYGRGNERPTQVQVKTALSA
- a CDS encoding fatty acyl-AMP ligase; protein product: MGRAIYEGYLVRRRLATFGTLTEALDYAALGSGELTFNTPHGEIESLLSYTALREQARDFAKSLAGEYPRGAHIGLVAETTPDFVIAFMACQYAGLVPAPVSLPPSFGGKETYQVRFKRMREAASLTATLAPSHLFSIYDACVEDDQSIRPIKASGWSDQPDGPLRPWSADSPCYIQFSSGSTSEPKGIYATQASVVANCQAITRHGLQVSDGDRAVSWLPLYHDMGLVGFFIAPLMSQLSVDYLKTSDFARRPISWLKLISQRRATLSYSPSFGFDLCARRYRGEELDLSSWRAAGIGGDMVQEKILETFAETFSNVGFDAASFVASYGLAEATLAVSFAPLGEGCRRDRVDAVALRFDDEIRSASPNREAEKVRDFVLCGKPIPGHDVRIRSASGESLKDRKIGSIEVRGPSIAAGLYRAGTGVIPLTDEDGWLDTGDLGYWLDGQLVLTGRWKDLIIINGRNVWPQDVEWSVQESSDGKISRCVVFDASQLVIGDRIVLLAEFRGRDENDRETLRRDIASAARTTTGAPVEVVLVPPRTLPVTSSGKLSRSAARTKFLDHGFEVAPAET
- a CDS encoding NAD-dependent epimerase/dehydratase family protein, giving the protein MQTIAITGATGFAGRALVERLAGAPHRYGLRCLVRRKKGRAPSKAAGIEWVPGDVTDRNDLEALVAGADTVVHLAGLTRALNADEFHTTNTRSTAMLVSAARRAGVRTFLLVSSLAASRPDVSPYAWSKALGETAAQALAGDMKLIILRPSAVLGPADSATRDVMQLLKRGWLPCPGGARGTAFSWIDVDDLARFTIQLIESPPDGQRLDVSPYSGRSASWADIAAAGEEAGGRTVTCIGLSAPLIRFAGLCASLVSKVTRKPLILSKGKANELLQDEWLSDTPVDVPSPLHETLSRCFLQMGENRPT
- a CDS encoding acyl carrier protein, with product MNHTGVKVSTRKADIISRIREAMAPFLPSDAIITEDMKIGSDIEIDSVEVFDMVMELEEFYDISLPMETTSEIQTIGDLADAVEQQLDV
- the spt gene encoding serine palmitoyltransferase, which gives rise to MFDEIKNAPSIFSKFDALSARREAVMSAGEQPFGLRFDEVISATHARIGDKEILLAGSNNYLGLTYSEPCLDAAHRALETHGTATTGSRLANGTYGLHEALERELADYFGAASALIFTTGYQANLAAISALAGKGDHLLIDADSHACIYDACRLSEATTIRFRHNDPENLERRLARLPEDGARLVVVEGLYSMLGDVAPLDEFVDVAHRNGAYLYVDEAHSVGCYGEEGRGVAAAQGVLDKIDFLSGTFSKSFASIGGFCVSRHDAFEVIRLMSRPYLFTASGSPSNVAVAHAALNEIRTREELRTNLWARANQLHAGLKDLGFEPASAPGPVIALPRPDQETAIAQWNELLRDGIYVNLAIPPATPQAMSLLRLSVSAAHSEADISQIIEAFARLERA